A window of Syntrophorhabdales bacterium contains these coding sequences:
- the guaA gene encoding glutamine-hydrolyzing GMP synthase translates to MDYHKELVCILDFGSQYTQLIARKVRELGVYCEIYPYNIDFEKIRALKPKGIILSGGPASVTDADAPVCDIDIFSLGVPMLGICYGVQLIAKLHEGEVQRSEKREYGRAHLFFDRNDLLFDGLADGEQIWMSHGDSIVKLPHGYMALAHSENSPYAAIKDEEGRIYGLQFHPEVHHTPKGKLILKNFLYRVCKVEGLFSAKSFIKMVTSQVAEEVGGKKVICALSGGVDSSVVATLIHRAIGQQLTCVFVDNGVLRKNEAAEVLEIFKDRLHLNIRHVDARDAFLNALAGVKDPEKKRKIIGRLFIKIFEEEAGRIPDASYLAQGTLYPDVIESVSFKGPSATIKSHHNVGGLPKRMTLKLIEPLRELFKDEVRVVGKALGMPDNIVHRQPFPGPGLAIRIIGEVTPERVRMLQEADHIIREEIERKKSFRHIWQSFAILIPIKTVGVMGDERTYAHVIALRIVESEDGMTADWARVPYEVLDVISRRVINEVPGVNRVVLDISSKPPSTIEWE, encoded by the coding sequence ATGGATTATCACAAAGAACTAGTCTGTATTCTTGATTTCGGATCGCAATATACACAGTTGATCGCGCGAAAGGTGCGGGAACTGGGCGTCTACTGCGAGATATACCCCTACAACATCGATTTTGAAAAGATACGGGCGCTGAAACCCAAAGGGATCATACTGTCCGGCGGTCCGGCAAGCGTAACCGACGCCGACGCGCCTGTGTGTGACATTGATATTTTTTCTTTGGGCGTGCCAATGCTCGGTATCTGCTACGGCGTTCAGTTGATTGCGAAGCTGCACGAGGGAGAAGTCCAACGTTCTGAGAAAAGAGAGTACGGCCGTGCTCACCTTTTCTTCGACCGGAATGATCTCCTCTTTGACGGGCTGGCCGATGGGGAACAGATCTGGATGAGCCACGGGGACAGCATCGTAAAACTTCCTCACGGGTACATGGCCCTTGCTCATTCGGAGAATTCTCCATACGCCGCAATCAAAGACGAAGAGGGACGGATTTACGGTCTCCAGTTTCATCCCGAAGTCCATCACACGCCCAAAGGCAAGCTGATCCTCAAGAATTTCCTGTACAGGGTTTGCAAAGTCGAAGGTCTTTTTTCTGCTAAGTCGTTTATCAAGATGGTCACGAGCCAGGTCGCGGAGGAAGTGGGCGGCAAAAAGGTAATCTGCGCCCTGAGTGGTGGCGTCGATTCATCAGTTGTGGCAACCCTTATACACAGGGCGATCGGGCAACAGCTTACCTGCGTGTTTGTCGATAACGGCGTGTTGCGGAAGAATGAGGCAGCCGAGGTACTCGAGATCTTCAAGGACAGGCTACACCTGAACATAAGACACGTCGATGCCAGGGACGCATTCTTGAACGCACTGGCCGGTGTAAAAGATCCGGAAAAGAAAAGGAAGATCATCGGTAGACTCTTCATCAAGATCTTCGAAGAGGAAGCGGGACGCATTCCCGATGCATCCTATCTTGCGCAGGGAACACTCTACCCTGATGTGATAGAAAGCGTCTCCTTCAAGGGACCATCGGCCACAATCAAAAGCCATCACAATGTCGGCGGACTGCCGAAGAGGATGACGCTGAAATTGATCGAACCCCTAAGGGAGCTTTTCAAGGATGAAGTACGCGTGGTGGGAAAAGCCCTGGGCATGCCCGACAACATCGTGCACAGACAGCCCTTCCCGGGACCGGGCCTGGCGATCAGGATTATCGGGGAGGTCACTCCTGAAAGAGTCAGGATGCTGCAGGAGGCCGATCACATTATCAGGGAAGAGATCGAGCGCAAAAAAAGCTTCAGACACATATGGCAATCTTTTGCTATACTGATACCGATCAAGACAGTCGGTGTCATGGGTGACGAGCGAACCTACGCCCACGTCATAGCCTTGCGAATAGTGGAGAGTGAAGACGGCATGACAGCAGATTGGGCGCGGGTGCCCTATGAAGTGCTTGATGTGATATCGAGGCGCGTCATCAACGAAGTGCCCGGGGTCAACCGGGTTGTGCTCGACATCTCATCAAAACCCCCGAGCACCATTGAATGGGAGTAA